One window of Macrococcus sp. 19Msa1099 genomic DNA carries:
- a CDS encoding CDP-glycerol glycerophosphotransferase family protein, translating into MINIVRIEKNDKCLSIFVNYSLPCNIRWQSNKGHIVYPENNIKTLDLLKINFDIAKFKHTEYELISDNPYIINISEENRSRNQKYFNLEENVLLYLNLSLQKKIKFQLNKIFDFKNKKLKTGAKIRVLYWLTKPFFIRKNIILFGERPDTMSDNSSYLFFNYFNKKYNNGYYLHTNDKTDKVIKINTLKHILYFLNSKVCVNAYDIERYMSFEGYGKKGLLETFGDILNYKKVFLQHGVFYNDISDYIDKNKIHFDLVVVSTEHEKDFLVQHHYTDDEIVTSGLPRFNKLIDKSESLDAIDLLIMPTWRSYIKDEAQFLESDYFIMYHKLLKKLNKDFPDKRIVFFQHYEFKRYNDFFSNINIDIQKDNDKIPELLMKAKVLITDYSSVLFDFNVMQKDVILYQFDKEAFFEQHTQAPLIDIESYDHFVKISNPEELCFNSVNGDNISSCTNRLVKYIPNDEILYNLCNQIHCLSQK; encoded by the coding sequence ATGATTAATATAGTGAGAATAGAGAAAAATGATAAATGTCTATCCATCTTTGTTAATTATTCATTGCCATGCAATATAAGATGGCAAAGTAATAAAGGCCATATTGTGTATCCTGAAAATAACATAAAAACTTTAGATTTATTAAAGATTAATTTTGATATTGCGAAATTCAAACATACCGAATATGAGTTAATTAGCGATAATCCATATATTATAAATATTTCTGAAGAAAATCGTTCAAGAAATCAGAAATATTTTAATCTCGAGGAAAACGTCTTACTATATTTAAATCTGAGTCTACAAAAAAAAATTAAATTTCAACTTAATAAAATTTTTGATTTTAAAAATAAAAAGCTTAAAACTGGAGCTAAAATAAGAGTGTTGTATTGGTTGACCAAGCCATTTTTTATAAGAAAAAATATTATATTGTTTGGAGAGCGCCCAGATACGATGTCTGATAATAGTTCTTATTTATTTTTTAATTATTTTAATAAAAAATATAACAACGGCTATTATTTACACACTAATGACAAAACTGATAAAGTCATAAAAATTAATACGCTTAAACATATCTTGTACTTTTTAAATAGCAAAGTTTGTGTAAATGCTTATGATATTGAAAGATATATGTCTTTTGAAGGTTATGGTAAAAAAGGTTTACTAGAAACATTTGGCGATATTTTAAACTATAAAAAAGTCTTTTTACAGCACGGCGTGTTCTATAATGATATTAGCGATTATATTGACAAAAATAAAATACATTTTGATTTAGTCGTTGTGTCGACTGAACATGAAAAAGATTTTTTAGTTCAACATCATTATACGGATGATGAAATCGTCACTTCAGGACTACCGAGGTTCAATAAATTGATTGATAAAAGTGAATCTTTGGACGCAATAGATCTATTAATCATGCCCACATGGAGAAGTTATATTAAGGATGAAGCGCAATTTTTAGAATCTGACTATTTTATTATGTATCATAAATTATTAAAAAAACTCAATAAAGACTTTCCTGACAAAAGAATAGTATTCTTCCAACATTATGAATTTAAGCGATACAACGACTTTTTTTCAAATATTAATATAGATATTCAAAAAGACAATGACAAGATACCAGAGCTATTGATGAAAGCCAAAGTACTTATTACCGATTATTCTTCTGTTCTCTTTGATTTTAATGTCATGCAAAAAGATGTAATACTCTATCAATTTGATAAAGAAGCATTCTTTGAACAACATACTCAAGCACCATTAATTGATATTGAATCGTATGATCACTTTGTAAAAATTTCAAATCCAGAAGAACTATGTTTTAATTCAGTGAATGGAGATAATATATCATCCTGCACTAATCGATTAGTAAAATACATACCGAATGATGAAATTCTATATAATCTTTGTAATCAAATTCATTGTTTATCTCAAAAATAA
- a CDS encoding glycosyltransferase family 2 protein: MKISIIIPIYNQEEYIIDTITSVKNQTFKNFECILINDGSTDDSQKIIEREIINDNRFKLYSRENQGVSATRNYGIEISSGDYIYFIDGDDTIPIDAMQKLYAAALEKDADIVIGKMVHKINGQDKEISTYLLDGVYRGGYKTLEENPEILHSIGPTAKLFKRDLIRDLLFPINFKFAEEHEFIVAAYVKSKKIYTIENVAYYYHIREQNNSATQTINNNVKEYMMNLIESHIKVHSILEQNKLHKALNFYGYRITNYIMLPLLLQAAQNNQLIEITKIIDDYLNTSAVKTSVDKNRIKEIYFNQVINNLDYTRFIKQKPYFEMVHKHINTHNINKMFPDRVNFYSTKMCIRIKLITKKVCRKIKISI, from the coding sequence ATGAAGATATCTATTATAATACCAATATATAATCAAGAAGAATATATCATTGACACTATTACATCTGTTAAAAATCAAACATTTAAAAACTTTGAATGTATATTAATCAATGATGGTTCAACAGACGATTCACAAAAAATTATAGAGCGTGAAATTATCAATGATAACAGATTTAAACTTTATAGCCGAGAAAATCAAGGTGTTAGTGCAACTAGAAATTATGGTATTGAAATATCATCAGGGGATTATATCTATTTTATCGATGGTGATGATACAATCCCTATAGATGCTATGCAAAAACTTTATGCAGCTGCACTTGAAAAGGATGCTGATATCGTTATTGGGAAGATGGTTCACAAAATAAATGGTCAAGATAAAGAAATTTCTACCTACCTGTTAGATGGGGTTTATAGAGGTGGATATAAAACATTAGAAGAAAATCCTGAAATCCTGCATTCTATTGGACCGACTGCTAAGCTGTTTAAACGAGATTTAATACGTGATTTATTGTTTCCCATTAACTTTAAATTTGCTGAAGAACATGAATTTATTGTTGCTGCATATGTGAAAAGCAAGAAAATCTATACAATTGAAAATGTAGCTTATTACTATCATATTCGCGAGCAGAATAACTCTGCAACTCAGACGATTAATAATAATGTGAAGGAATACATGATGAATTTAATTGAATCACATATTAAAGTGCATTCAATTTTAGAACAGAATAAACTCCATAAAGCATTAAATTTCTATGGTTACAGAATCACAAATTATATAATGCTTCCATTATTATTACAGGCTGCTCAAAATAACCAACTAATTGAAATAACTAAAATAATAGATGATTATTTAAATACTTCTGCTGTAAAAACGAGTGTTGATAAAAATAGAATTAAAGAAATATATTTTAATCAGGTAATTAATAATTTAGATTACACACGATTCATTAAACAAAAACCTTACTTTGAAATGGTTCATAAACATATTAATACACATAACATTAATAAAATGTTTCCTGATAGAGTTAATTTTTATTCGACAAAGATGTGTATTAGAATTAAATTAATCACGAAAAAGGTATGTAGAAAAATAAAAATAAGTATATAA
- the tagH gene encoding teichoic acids export ABC transporter ATP-binding subunit TagH produces the protein MNESVVIRNVTKKYRMYKSNKERLKDLIIPGKAGEDFYALQDITFTAYEGDVIGLVGINGSGKSTLSNIIGGIIPPTEGNLEKYGEVNVIAINAGLNGNLTGMENIEFKCLLLGYSQKQIKALTPEIVKFSELGDFIYQPVKKYSSGMKSKLGFAISVTVNPDILVIDEALSVGDQTFADKSLAKMQEFKEQNKTIFFVSHNLGQVKKFCTKIAWIEGGFLKEFGDKDTVMKHYEEFINDFKKMSKEDQENFKKNLNDKRKVRKKSQ, from the coding sequence ATGAATGAATCAGTAGTAATTAGAAATGTAACCAAGAAATATAGAATGTACAAATCTAATAAGGAAAGATTAAAAGATTTAATAATCCCAGGTAAAGCGGGAGAGGATTTTTATGCACTTCAAGATATTACGTTTACCGCATATGAAGGTGATGTAATCGGACTTGTCGGTATCAATGGTTCAGGTAAGTCAACATTATCGAATATAATAGGAGGTATTATACCACCTACTGAAGGTAACTTAGAAAAATATGGAGAAGTCAACGTGATTGCTATTAATGCTGGGTTAAATGGAAATTTAACAGGTATGGAAAATATTGAATTTAAATGTCTGTTATTAGGTTACTCTCAGAAACAAATTAAAGCACTTACGCCTGAAATAGTAAAATTCTCAGAGTTAGGGGATTTTATTTATCAACCTGTGAAAAAATATTCTAGTGGTATGAAATCGAAGTTGGGCTTTGCTATTAGTGTCACTGTAAATCCTGATATTCTAGTAATAGACGAAGCATTATCGGTTGGTGATCAGACATTTGCTGATAAAAGCTTAGCGAAAATGCAAGAGTTTAAAGAGCAGAATAAAACAATATTTTTTGTGAGTCATAATTTAGGACAAGTAAAGAAATTCTGTACAAAAATTGCTTGGATTGAGGGCGGATTTTTAAAAGAATTTGGTGACAAAGATACTGTTATGAAGCATTATGAAGAGTTTATTAATGATTTCAAAAAGATGAGTAAGGAAGATCAAGAAAATTTTAAGAAAAATTTAAATGATAAAAGAAAAGTAAGAAAAAAATCGCAGTAG
- a CDS encoding nucleotide sugar dehydrogenase gives MKLTTIGLGYIGLPTSIMFAKHGVDVVGVDIKQEAVDKLNNGQIHIEEPGLQESLEEVLASGKFKASTTPEQADAYIIAVPTPNNSDEHRSCDISIVMSGVESIVPLLKKGDIVIVESTIAPRTMDDHVKPYLESEGFIIGEDIYLVHCPERVLPGKIMHELVYNNRIIGGITPACVEAGKRVYGTFVKGEMIETQAKTAEMSKLMENTYRDVNIALANELAKICNDLEINVNDVIEMANKHPRVNLHKPGPGVGGHCLAVDPYFIIAEAPEQALLIKLARDINVSMPEYVVRRTKDILSRLGGNKVTVFGLTYKGDVDDIRESPAFDIYEMLTASQYEVVAYDPHVKQEFVEKDMGTAVKDSDLVLILSDHSEFKQLTDGDFDGMRNKYILDTKNVVKTKDEFKEVKYYNFGNLYNL, from the coding sequence TTGAAACTTACAACAATCGGTCTAGGGTACATCGGATTACCAACATCAATTATGTTTGCGAAACATGGGGTTGATGTTGTTGGGGTTGATATTAAACAAGAAGCTGTAGATAAATTAAATAACGGCCAGATTCATATAGAAGAACCTGGGTTACAAGAATCATTGGAGGAAGTGCTGGCCTCGGGTAAGTTCAAAGCTTCGACGACACCAGAGCAGGCAGATGCATATATCATTGCGGTACCGACACCAAATAACAGCGATGAACATAGATCATGTGATATCTCGATCGTGATGTCTGGTGTTGAAAGTATCGTCCCATTACTTAAGAAGGGGGATATAGTAATCGTTGAGTCGACGATTGCACCGCGTACCATGGATGACCATGTGAAGCCTTATCTCGAGTCTGAAGGATTTATAATTGGTGAAGATATCTATCTTGTCCATTGTCCGGAACGTGTATTGCCGGGCAAGATCATGCATGAATTAGTATATAACAATCGCATTATCGGCGGAATCACCCCTGCTTGTGTTGAAGCGGGTAAGCGTGTATATGGGACCTTCGTTAAAGGTGAAATGATTGAGACGCAGGCGAAGACCGCTGAGATGTCCAAATTAATGGAGAACACATATCGTGATGTAAATATCGCGCTAGCGAATGAACTCGCTAAAATCTGTAACGATTTAGAGATCAATGTTAATGATGTGATTGAGATGGCAAATAAACATCCTCGAGTTAATTTACATAAACCAGGTCCTGGTGTCGGTGGTCACTGTTTAGCGGTCGATCCATATTTTATTATCGCGGAGGCCCCTGAGCAAGCGCTGTTAATCAAACTTGCACGTGACATCAATGTGTCTATGCCTGAATATGTTGTGCGCCGTACGAAGGACATCTTATCTAGGCTCGGCGGCAACAAAGTCACTGTATTTGGTTTGACGTATAAAGGGGATGTGGATGATATTCGTGAATCCCCTGCATTTGATATTTATGAAATGTTAACTGCATCTCAATATGAAGTTGTCGCATATGATCCTCATGTGAAGCAGGAGTTTGTTGAGAAAGATATGGGAACAGCGGTTAAAGACAGCGATTTAGTATTGATATTGAGTGATCATTCTGAATTTAAGCAGCTCACTGATGGTGATTTTGATGGAATGAGAAATAAATATATTCTTGATACTAAGAACGTTGTTAAGACTAAGGATGAATTTAAAGAAGTTAAATACTATAACTTCGGGAATTTATACAATTTATAA
- a CDS encoding glycosyltransferase family 4 protein — protein MGKNIVILVHNVYYMGGTTRAVTNLANMLDDIGHNVTIVSVFKGQRDTFFKFNENIRLESLIDYTTLNQHSITEIINKKIRKIFTQWSYPQYIHPDEPGINQFSRYSEALIIRFLKHLKCDMIISTRASYNLLVAQYAPEHVIKIAQEHMLFEKHSQALKESIIKYYSKFDLVISLTQKDKDIYESHLTSSKIKVIPNALPKGYFNVKTDKEKSNIIISAGRFEKEKGFDLLIKTIALIKDDIRDWKVNIYGDGKEKAVLQELIEKNNLNEIITLHPTTKNLPTLLEESKIYILPSRYEGFGLVLIEAMAKHNAVVAYGCPVGPLELINDEVNGLLAQAESLTDLSNQILKVINNQSLFNTLQHNGFEFSKKFEYEIIRNLWKNTIESVNKTL, from the coding sequence ATGGGTAAAAATATCGTTATTCTAGTTCATAATGTCTATTACATGGGGGGAACCACAAGAGCAGTCACTAATCTTGCGAATATGCTAGATGATATCGGACACAACGTTACAATTGTTTCAGTATTTAAGGGGCAACGTGATACCTTTTTTAAATTTAATGAAAATATTAGATTAGAATCACTAATTGATTATACAACTTTAAATCAACACTCTATTACTGAAATCATTAATAAAAAGATTAGAAAAATATTTACACAATGGAGTTACCCACAATATATTCATCCTGATGAACCTGGCATAAATCAATTTTCTAGATACTCTGAAGCATTAATCATTCGTTTTTTAAAACATTTAAAATGTGATATGATAATTTCTACTAGAGCTAGTTATAATTTATTAGTTGCTCAATACGCACCTGAGCATGTTATTAAAATTGCTCAAGAACATATGTTATTTGAAAAACACTCACAAGCTTTAAAAGAAAGTATCATAAAATATTATTCAAAATTTGATCTTGTGATTTCATTGACACAAAAAGATAAAGACATCTATGAATCACATTTAACTTCGTCCAAGATAAAAGTGATACCTAACGCACTACCTAAAGGATATTTTAATGTAAAGACTGATAAAGAAAAAAGTAATATTATAATCAGTGCAGGACGTTTTGAAAAAGAAAAAGGATTTGACTTATTAATTAAAACTATTGCTTTAATAAAAGATGATATCAGAGATTGGAAAGTTAATATTTATGGAGATGGCAAAGAGAAGGCGGTATTACAGGAATTAATCGAAAAAAATAACCTAAATGAAATTATCACATTGCATCCAACTACAAAAAATCTTCCTACATTACTAGAAGAAAGTAAAATTTATATTTTGCCTTCCAGATATGAAGGTTTTGGATTAGTTTTAATAGAAGCAATGGCTAAACATAATGCTGTGGTCGCATATGGTTGCCCAGTTGGGCCTTTAGAATTGATTAATGATGAAGTAAACGGTTTATTAGCTCAAGCTGAATCATTAACTGATTTATCCAATCAAATATTGAAAGTCATTAATAATCAATCTTTATTCAATACCCTTCAGCATAATGGTTTTGAATTCAGCAAAAAATTTGAATATGAAATCATTCGAAACCTTTGGAAAAATACTATAGAAAGTGTGAATAAAACATTATGA
- a CDS encoding CDP-glycerol glycerophosphotransferase family protein yields MKRTIIKILYLNILAIFSLIFQFTKVRKNKITIYVTFQEDIDPILKQIPDRYDVVVIYHPKLENYIKGYKYHNFSQSNKGVIKELYHLSTSKWIIVDTYYLILAGMKKKKGQKLIQTWHAAGALKKFGLQDHSLKNASDKAIKQYKLVYNTFDYVLVGSNVMENIFKKSFGLSDSKFLRIGLPRMDKYKTLNRKKENDTIRKLHGVPVEKIVVSYVPTYRDYEMVVHELPIDFSALDERYQCFVKLHPAVNLKSQNKWDTKMTTTELLLISDIIITDYSSLAIEASFLNVPVLFYNYDLEEYDEKRGLVDNYFEFIDSEVIRTNEELMKRINETLTPNEKLNQRWNEYNNGDATSRLIKFIDEES; encoded by the coding sequence ATGAAGAGAACTATTATTAAAATCTTGTATTTAAATATTTTAGCAATATTTTCATTAATATTTCAGTTCACTAAAGTAAGAAAAAACAAAATAACAATTTATGTTACATTTCAAGAAGATATTGATCCAATCTTAAAGCAGATACCTGACAGGTATGATGTGGTAGTGATATATCACCCTAAATTAGAAAATTATATCAAAGGTTATAAATATCATAATTTTTCACAATCTAATAAGGGTGTTATTAAAGAGCTCTATCATTTGTCGACTTCTAAATGGATTATAGTCGATACTTATTATTTAATACTAGCTGGAATGAAGAAGAAAAAGGGACAGAAACTGATTCAGACATGGCATGCAGCAGGGGCCTTAAAAAAGTTTGGACTTCAGGATCATAGCTTAAAAAACGCATCTGATAAAGCAATAAAACAGTATAAGCTCGTATATAATACATTTGATTACGTGCTAGTAGGATCTAATGTAATGGAAAATATATTCAAGAAGAGTTTTGGTCTATCTGATTCAAAATTTTTGAGGATAGGCCTCCCTAGAATGGATAAATATAAGACATTAAACCGGAAAAAAGAAAACGATACTATTAGAAAACTCCATGGTGTTCCAGTAGAAAAAATAGTTGTCTCTTACGTACCGACTTATAGAGACTACGAAATGGTAGTTCATGAATTACCAATTGATTTCTCAGCACTTGATGAAAGATATCAATGTTTCGTAAAGTTACATCCGGCTGTAAATCTAAAGTCTCAGAATAAATGGGATACTAAAATGACGACGACTGAACTTCTGCTTATTTCGGATATTATTATTACTGACTACTCATCATTAGCGATAGAAGCGAGCTTTTTAAATGTTCCAGTTCTATTTTATAATTATGATCTCGAAGAATATGATGAAAAAAGAGGGTTAGTAGATAACTATTTTGAATTTATTGATAGTGAGGTCATTCGGACGAATGAGGAATTAATGAAACGCATTAATGAAACATTAACACCAAATGAAAAATTGAATCAAAGATGGAATGAGTACAATAATGGAGATGCTACAAGTCGACTCATAAAGTTTATAGATGAAGAAAGTTAG
- the tagD gene encoding glycerol-3-phosphate cytidylyltransferase yields the protein MRRVITYGTFDLLHYGHIELLRRAKELGEYLIVGLSSDEFNKLKNKKSYYNYEQRKMMLESIRYVDLVIKEENWEQKVKDVTLYEIDTFLMGSDWKGEFDYLKDYCEVVYLERTEGISTTQIKKELYGN from the coding sequence ATGAGACGAGTAATAACTTATGGAACATTTGATTTACTTCACTATGGACATATCGAATTGTTAAGACGTGCAAAAGAATTAGGTGAATATTTAATTGTTGGATTATCAAGTGATGAATTTAATAAGCTTAAAAATAAGAAATCATATTATAATTATGAACAACGTAAAATGATGTTAGAATCAATACGTTATGTTGACTTAGTAATAAAAGAAGAAAACTGGGAGCAAAAAGTAAAGGATGTTACACTTTATGAAATTGATACATTTCTAATGGGTAGTGATTGGAAAGGTGAGTTTGATTATCTAAAAGACTACTGTGAAGTCGTTTATTTAGAAAGAACTGAAGGCATATCTACAACTCAAATAAAAAAAGAACTTTATGGCAATTAA
- a CDS encoding NAD-dependent epimerase/dehydratase family protein — MKFLITGGAGFIGSNIAEKLVNNGNEVHILDNLTTGKISNVPFIKEEYIHIEDIRNHDFIRNLLIKHKFDYIIHLAAMVSVVETIDKPLESNQINIDATINLLEIIKSYNPDLKKFIFASSAALYGDLPGLPKSVEDPLKPLSPYAIQKFSCESYAKIYNDLYDIPTTSFRFFNVYGPKQNPESDYSGVISILNKKFESKSTFTFLGDGHQTRDFVYIDDLVSAVMLTLDNDQTNGKVYNLGTGNETSLLEVYNAFKNSFSYDIPVEFKDSRKGDIKYSVAEITPLKELGYSAKYSIIDGIKAYTEFNHRNHQK, encoded by the coding sequence ATGAAATTTTTAATCACAGGAGGCGCAGGTTTTATCGGTTCTAATATCGCAGAAAAGCTGGTTAATAACGGCAATGAAGTGCATATCTTAGATAATCTTACAACTGGTAAAATTAGCAACGTGCCATTCATAAAAGAAGAATATATACATATTGAAGACATAAGGAACCATGATTTTATAAGAAATTTACTTATAAAACATAAATTTGATTATATTATCCATCTTGCAGCTATGGTAAGTGTAGTCGAAACGATTGATAAGCCTCTCGAATCAAACCAAATTAATATCGATGCTACCATTAATTTATTAGAGATTATTAAATCTTACAATCCTGACCTGAAGAAATTTATCTTTGCATCTTCTGCAGCATTATATGGAGATTTGCCTGGACTTCCAAAATCGGTCGAAGATCCTTTAAAGCCATTATCTCCATATGCGATTCAAAAGTTTTCTTGCGAATCTTATGCAAAAATTTATAACGACTTATATGATATTCCAACGACTTCTTTTAGATTTTTCAATGTCTACGGTCCAAAGCAAAATCCAGAATCTGACTACTCCGGTGTCATCTCTATTTTAAACAAAAAGTTTGAAAGTAAGTCTACCTTTACTTTTCTCGGTGATGGTCATCAAACACGTGACTTCGTTTATATCGATGATTTAGTATCAGCAGTAATGTTAACTTTAGATAACGATCAGACGAATGGTAAGGTGTATAATCTTGGCACAGGTAATGAGACAAGTTTATTAGAAGTATACAATGCATTCAAAAATAGTTTTTCTTATGATATACCTGTTGAATTCAAGGACTCACGTAAAGGTGATATCAAATACTCAGTTGCCGAAATTACACCATTAAAGGAATTAGGTTACAGTGCGAAATATAGTATTATTGATGGTATAAAAGCATATACCGAATTTAATCATCGCAACCATCAAAAATAA
- the galU gene encoding UTP--glucose-1-phosphate uridylyltransferase GalU translates to MKKVKKAIIPAAGLGTRFLPATKAMPKEMLPILDKPTIQYIVEEAVAAGIEDIIIVTGKHKRAIEDHFDNQFELEMALLEKEKFEMLEAVRRSTNLANIFYVRQKETKGLGHAIWTAKQFIGDEPFAVLLGDDIVEADEPAIHQLIAQYDTTSKSIIGVQEVEPKNTHRYGIVDPLEQDNRLYKVNKFVEKPAQGTAPSNLAIMGRYVLTPDIFDYLENQSEGAGGEIQLTDAIERLNRDDIVYAYNFEGVRHDVGEKFGFVKTTIDFALKNKEMREEVMEYIKKIAQQ, encoded by the coding sequence ATGAAGAAAGTAAAAAAAGCGATTATTCCTGCTGCTGGTCTCGGTACACGATTCTTGCCTGCAACAAAAGCAATGCCTAAAGAAATGTTACCGATTCTTGATAAACCTACGATACAATATATCGTTGAAGAAGCAGTTGCTGCAGGTATAGAAGATATTATTATCGTAACAGGTAAGCATAAGCGAGCAATTGAAGACCATTTTGATAATCAATTCGAACTTGAAATGGCTTTACTTGAGAAAGAAAAATTTGAAATGTTAGAGGCAGTAAGACGTTCAACTAACCTTGCTAATATTTTTTATGTTCGTCAAAAAGAAACTAAGGGATTAGGTCATGCCATTTGGACAGCAAAACAATTTATTGGAGATGAGCCATTTGCAGTACTGCTTGGTGATGATATCGTTGAAGCTGATGAACCAGCGATTCATCAACTTATCGCCCAGTATGATACAACATCTAAATCTATAATAGGTGTCCAAGAAGTAGAACCAAAGAATACACATCGATATGGAATAGTTGATCCGTTAGAACAGGACAATAGATTATACAAAGTTAATAAGTTTGTAGAAAAACCTGCACAAGGAACGGCCCCTTCTAATCTTGCTATTATGGGGAGATATGTCTTGACTCCTGATATTTTTGACTACCTCGAAAACCAAAGTGAAGGTGCAGGTGGAGAAATCCAACTCACTGATGCAATAGAAAGGTTAAATCGAGATGATATTGTTTATGCCTATAATTTTGAAGGTGTTAGACATGATGTTGGAGAAAAATTTGGGTTTGTTAAAACTACAATAGATTTTGCCTTAAAAAATAAAGAAATGCGTGAAGAAGTAATGGAATACATCAAGAAAATCGCGCAACAATAA
- a CDS encoding LCP family protein yields the protein MKKRIWIITLIIILIGLLATAAVAYQTLNTKVEKTAKVIHTNISREKSDLRKEQVSIKDHDAISIALFGVDSNTTRLATGDAGRSDTIIIISINPTKNTSVMVSIPRDTYSEIAGHNTHEKINRAYNHGGAKMAVESVEKLMNVPIDYYATINMDGIEEMIDTVGGIDVVSNATFSYEGHDFVQGELTHLNGKEALSFIRSRKQVGAGGDFGRQERQQLVIQALADKLISMSSVSKIDSLLKTIEGNVVTDVTFDDLKTLISNYSESLNTVERFQLTGYGQFLNDNLWYFIPNLEEKHHIQNTYLENLGLPQLSIEEDGYEPPSIESQYINPYNDYSNDNVINYDSTDEPPSIESQYVNPYNDYSNNNVINYDSTEVP from the coding sequence ATGAAGAAAAGAATATGGATAATCACACTCATCATCATCTTAATAGGATTACTTGCAACTGCAGCAGTTGCTTATCAAACATTAAACACAAAGGTAGAGAAAACTGCTAAAGTAATCCATACAAATATCAGCCGAGAAAAGTCCGACCTACGCAAGGAACAAGTATCAATCAAAGATCATGATGCTATTTCAATCGCACTGTTCGGAGTTGACTCTAATACAACAAGACTCGCTACAGGAGATGCAGGACGCTCAGATACAATCATCATCATAAGTATCAATCCAACGAAAAATACAAGCGTAATGGTATCGATACCGCGAGATACATACAGTGAAATAGCCGGGCATAATACACACGAAAAAATTAATCGCGCATATAATCATGGTGGTGCTAAAATGGCAGTAGAATCTGTGGAAAAATTAATGAATGTCCCAATTGACTACTACGCCACGATCAATATGGATGGCATAGAAGAAATGATCGATACAGTCGGAGGAATCGACGTCGTAAGTAATGCAACCTTCAGCTATGAAGGTCATGATTTCGTACAAGGTGAACTGACGCATCTTAATGGGAAAGAAGCACTATCTTTCATTAGAAGCAGGAAGCAAGTAGGCGCAGGCGGAGATTTCGGAAGGCAAGAACGCCAGCAATTAGTGATTCAGGCGCTGGCAGATAAACTGATTAGTATGAGTTCTGTATCTAAAATTGATTCATTATTAAAAACGATAGAAGGAAACGTCGTAACAGATGTGACATTTGATGACCTGAAGACTTTAATCAGCAATTATTCAGAATCATTAAATACGGTCGAAAGATTTCAATTAACAGGATACGGTCAATTTCTTAACGACAACCTATGGTACTTTATTCCTAATCTAGAGGAAAAGCATCACATACAGAATACGTATCTAGAGAACTTGGGCTTACCCCAATTATCCATCGAGGAAGATGGCTATGAACCTCCATCTATTGAATCACAATACATTAATCCTTATAATGATTATTCTAATGACAATGTGATTAATTATGATTCGACGGATGAACCTCCATCTATTGAATCACAATACGTTAATCCTTATAATGATTATTCTAATAACAATGTGATTAATTATGATTCGACGGAAGTGCCTTAA